Part of the Vicinamibacterales bacterium genome, CGCGCGTCTCCAGCCACCAGCAAGCCCTCGGTCACGCCGACGACGCCGCCGTGACCATCAGGGGTCAGGGAACTCGGCACCTCGTCCGGGCCGACCGGGACCCTGAGCCATCGGTGGCCGTCATATCTCGAGACGCCTCCGGCCGCCGTTGCCCACAGACCGTCACCGGGCACCTGCACGACCCCGAACGCACGATCGCTCGGCAGCCCTGACGCCACCGTGAAGCGGATCCAGCGCCACTGGTCAGCGAACGGAGAGGAGGGGACAGACGAGACCGGCGACTGGGGTGTGTCGGCCCCGAGCGTCGAGGAAAGGAGAGCTGTTACGACCAGACAGCCCGCGAGCAGGCTCCGGAGAATGACCGTCCTCAACCAGCCCATCGGTTAGGTTATCGGTCCGGTTGGTCGATACCACCACCCATGAGCCGTTTCCATGTCCCGAATCGAGACGTCGGGCGTGGTCGCGATCGTGACGGTGAAGACAGGGCAGACGTCGCGGTCGCGTGGAGCGTGCTTGCGGATCCCTGTCGGTTTCGACGCGGCCGGACTAGGCTGTAATGGACCACCGTCACCGGCTACTCATCTGACAGACGCATGAACGACCGTGAAGCGACACTCCGACGCTGGCTTGCAGAGCACCGCGGCATTCTCGTGAGGATCACTCGCGCCTACGCGACCAGCCCGGGGGATGAGGACGACCTCATGCAGGAGATTCTCATCGCACTGTGGCAGTCATTGCCGTCGTTTCGGGGCGCGTCGAAGGTGTCCACCTGGATCTACCAGGTCGCCCTGCACGTGTCGCTGTCGCGGCGTCGCGCCCACCGCCGCAGGCCGGAGTCGATACCGCTCGACCGGGTGGCCGAGCCGTCGAGG contains:
- a CDS encoding sigma-70 family RNA polymerase sigma factor, whose translation is MNDREATLRRWLAEHRGILVRITRAYATSPGDEDDLMQEILIALWQSLPSFRGASKVSTWIYQVALHVSLSRRRAHRRRPESIPLDRVAEPSRDGEAEAHGRMRWTAVLAALRRLAPVDRALLVLALEGASQQDIADVLGISANAAGVKLHRARRRLAEILEA